In the genome of Pseudomonas protegens, one region contains:
- a CDS encoding CaiB/BaiF CoA transferase family protein encodes MGALSHLRVLDLSRVLAGPWSGQILADLGAEVVKVERPGNGDDTRAWGPPFLKDAYGENTTEAAYYLSANRNKQSVTIDFTRPEGQQLVRELAAKSDIVIENFKVGGLAAYGLDYESLRAINPRLIYCSITGFGQTGPYAKRAGYDFMIQGLGGLMSLTGRPEGDDGAGPVKVGVALTDILTGLYSTVAILAALAHRDQGGAGQHIDMALLDVQVACLANQAMNYLTTGVAPKRLGNAHPNIVPYQDFPTADGDFILTVGNDGQFRKFAEVAGQPQWADDPRFATNKLRVANRAVLIPLIRQATVFKTTAEWVSQLEQAGVPCGPINDLAQVFADPQVVSRGLAVELPHALAGMVPQVASPIRLSETPVEYRNAPPLLGEHTAQVLQQVLGMSGEAVEALKQSGVL; translated from the coding sequence ATGGGCGCGTTATCGCATCTGCGGGTACTGGATTTATCGCGGGTATTGGCCGGGCCCTGGTCCGGGCAGATCCTGGCGGACCTGGGGGCCGAAGTCGTCAAGGTCGAACGTCCGGGCAATGGTGACGATACGCGTGCCTGGGGACCGCCCTTCCTGAAGGACGCCTATGGCGAGAACACCACGGAGGCTGCTTATTACCTGTCGGCCAACCGTAACAAGCAGTCGGTGACCATAGATTTCACCCGCCCTGAGGGGCAGCAGTTGGTGCGTGAGCTGGCGGCCAAGTCGGATATCGTCATCGAGAACTTCAAGGTGGGTGGGCTGGCGGCTTATGGGTTGGACTATGAGTCGCTCAGGGCGATCAACCCGCGCTTGATCTATTGCTCGATCACCGGGTTTGGGCAGACGGGTCCGTATGCCAAGCGTGCCGGTTATGACTTCATGATCCAGGGGTTGGGCGGGCTGATGAGCCTGACCGGTCGGCCTGAGGGTGATGACGGAGCCGGGCCGGTGAAGGTGGGGGTGGCCTTGACCGACATTCTGACGGGGCTTTATTCGACGGTGGCGATTCTGGCTGCCTTGGCTCATCGGGATCAGGGTGGCGCCGGGCAGCACATTGATATGGCGCTATTGGATGTGCAGGTTGCGTGTCTGGCCAATCAGGCGATGAACTACCTGACGACGGGGGTTGCTCCGAAGCGTTTGGGGAATGCTCATCCGAACATAGTTCCTTATCAGGATTTTCCGACAGCGGATGGTGACTTCATCCTCACCGTGGGTAATGACGGGCAGTTCCGCAAATTTGCCGAGGTGGCAGGTCAGCCGCAGTGGGCGGACGATCCTCGTTTTGCCACTAATAAGCTGCGGGTGGCCAATCGGGCTGTATTGATTCCGTTGATTCGCCAGGCGACGGTGTTCAAGACCACTGCCGAGTGGGTGAGTCAGTTGGAGCAGGCTGGTGTCCCCTGTGGCCCGATCAATGATCTGGCTCAGGTGTTTGCTGATCCGCAAGTGGTGTCTCGAGGCCTGGCTGTGGAATTGCCTCATGCCTTGGCGGGGATGGTGCCTCAGGTGGCGAGCCCGATTCGCCTATCCGAGACGCCTGTTGAGTATCGCAATGCCCCTCCTCTATTGGGTGAGCATACGGCGCAGGTTCTGCAGCAGGTCCTGGGAATGAGCGGCGAGGCCGTAGAGGCGTTGAAGCAGTCGGGGGTGTTGTAG
- a CDS encoding acyl-CoA dehydrogenase, with translation MGGKASFNWIDPLLLDQQLTEEERMVRDSAEQFAQDKLAPRVLEAFRHEQTDPAIFREMGEVGLLGATIPEQYGGSGLNYVCYGLIAREVERVDSGYRSMMSVQSSLVMVPINEFGTEAQKQKYLPKLASGEWIGCFGLTEPNHGSDPGAMISRARKVDGGYSLTGSKMWITNSPIADVFVVWAKDDAGDIRGFVLEKGWKGLSAPAIHGKVGLRASITGEIVMDNVFVPEENIFPDVRGLKGPFTCLNSARYGISWGALGAAEFCWHTARQYTLDRQQFGRPLAATQLIQKKLADMQTEITLALQGCLRLGRMKDEGTAAVEITSIMKRNSCGKSLDIARMARDMLGGNGISDEFGIARHLVNLEVVNTYEGTHDVHALILGRAQTGIQAFY, from the coding sequence ATGGGCGGCAAAGCAAGCTTCAACTGGATCGATCCCCTTCTGCTGGACCAGCAACTCACCGAAGAAGAGCGCATGGTCCGCGACAGCGCCGAGCAGTTCGCCCAGGACAAGCTGGCGCCACGGGTTTTGGAAGCTTTCCGCCATGAGCAGACCGACCCGGCGATCTTCCGCGAAATGGGTGAAGTCGGCTTGTTGGGGGCGACCATTCCCGAGCAGTACGGCGGCAGTGGCCTGAACTATGTGTGTTACGGCCTGATCGCACGGGAAGTGGAACGTGTCGATTCCGGCTATCGCTCGATGATGAGCGTGCAGTCGTCCCTGGTGATGGTGCCAATCAACGAGTTCGGGACCGAGGCACAAAAACAGAAGTACCTGCCGAAGCTGGCGTCCGGCGAGTGGATTGGCTGCTTTGGCCTGACCGAGCCGAACCATGGTTCTGACCCGGGCGCGATGATTTCCCGTGCGCGCAAAGTGGATGGGGGCTACAGCCTGACCGGTAGCAAGATGTGGATCACCAACAGTCCGATCGCGGATGTGTTTGTGGTCTGGGCCAAGGATGACGCCGGCGATATCCGCGGTTTCGTTCTGGAGAAAGGCTGGAAAGGCCTGAGCGCCCCGGCCATTCATGGCAAGGTGGGTCTGCGTGCGTCGATCACCGGCGAGATCGTCATGGATAACGTGTTCGTGCCGGAAGAGAACATCTTCCCGGATGTGCGTGGGCTGAAAGGTCCATTCACTTGCTTGAACTCGGCCCGTTACGGCATCTCCTGGGGGGCATTGGGTGCTGCGGAGTTCTGCTGGCACACGGCGCGTCAATACACCCTTGATCGTCAGCAGTTTGGTCGCCCTCTGGCCGCCACTCAGTTGATCCAGAAGAAGCTGGCGGACATGCAGACCGAAATCACCCTCGCCCTCCAAGGGTGCCTGCGTCTGGGGCGGATGAAGGATGAAGGGACGGCGGCTGTGGAAATCACTTCGATCATGAAGCGCAACTCTTGCGGCAAGTCCCTGGATATCGCCCGTATGGCTCGTGACATGTTGGGTGGCAATGGCATCTCCGATGAGTTCGGTATTGCCCGGCACCTGGTGAACCTGGAAGTGGTCAACACTTATGAGGGTACTCATGACGTTCATGCGCTGATTCTGGGGCGCGCGCAAACCGGCATCCAGGCGTTCTATTAA
- a CDS encoding LysR substrate-binding domain-containing protein, which produces MRRKIPSTAALISFEAAARHESFTKAAQELSLTQGAVCRQIASLEEFLGVELFRRSRRGVKLTEAGLSYSRRVATQLDAVERDTLSVMGQQGANVIELAVVPTFGTQWLLPRLKDFQQQHPEVTVNLTNRTRPFLFADTPFDAAIYFGDADWSGTQSHRLMGEHPVPVCSPAMLGNQQQLSAESIAELPLLQQTTRPYAWRQWFNSQQLNVPRDMTGPRYELFSMLAQAAMHDMGIALIPAFLIQRELAEKRLVIANPQALTSIKAYYLMIPERKVESASLRAFRDWLVNQAHSYNLER; this is translated from the coding sequence ATGCGCAGGAAGATCCCCAGCACCGCCGCCCTGATCAGCTTCGAGGCCGCCGCCCGTCACGAAAGCTTCACCAAGGCGGCGCAGGAGCTTTCCCTGACCCAGGGCGCCGTCTGCCGGCAGATCGCCAGCCTGGAAGAGTTTCTCGGCGTGGAACTATTCCGACGCTCGCGGCGGGGCGTCAAACTCACCGAAGCCGGACTTTCCTACAGCCGTCGGGTTGCAACGCAACTGGATGCGGTGGAACGCGACACGCTCTCCGTGATGGGCCAGCAGGGCGCCAATGTCATCGAGCTGGCGGTGGTACCGACCTTCGGCACCCAGTGGCTGCTGCCGCGCCTCAAGGATTTCCAGCAGCAACACCCCGAAGTCACCGTCAACCTGACCAACCGCACGCGCCCCTTTCTGTTTGCCGACACGCCTTTTGACGCGGCCATCTACTTTGGTGATGCCGACTGGTCAGGCACCCAATCCCACCGCCTGATGGGTGAGCACCCGGTACCGGTGTGCAGCCCGGCCATGCTGGGCAACCAACAGCAACTGAGTGCCGAGTCCATTGCCGAACTGCCCCTGCTGCAGCAGACCACTCGACCCTATGCCTGGCGCCAATGGTTCAACTCACAGCAGTTGAACGTCCCCCGCGACATGACAGGCCCGCGCTACGAGCTATTCTCCATGCTCGCCCAGGCAGCCATGCACGACATGGGCATCGCACTGATTCCAGCCTTCCTGATCCAGCGCGAGCTGGCGGAAAAACGCCTGGTCATTGCCAACCCCCAGGCCCTGACCAGCATCAAGGCGTATTACCTGATGATTCCCGAACGCAAGGTGGAATCTGCCTCTTTACGGGCCTTTCGCGACTGGCTGGTGAATCAGGCACACAGCTACAACCTAGAAAGGTAA
- a CDS encoding Re/Si-specific NAD(P)(+) transhydrogenase subunit alpha, with translation MHIGVPLETQTGETRVAATPETIKKLIGQGHKVTVQSGAGINASVVDSAYEAAGATIGSANDAFGAELILKVVAPSDSELTLIKSGTVLVGMLNPFSNETIAKLAERGITAFALEAAPRTSRAQSLDVLSSQANIAGYKAVLLAAHYYPRFMPMLMTAAGTVKAARVLILGAGVAGLQAIATAKRLGAVIEASDVRPAVKEQIESLGAKFVDVPYETDEERECAVGVGGYARPMPASWMQRQALAVHERAKQADIVITTALIPGRKAPTLLSAETVAQMKPGSVVIDLAAAQGGNCPLTVADQVVVENGVTIVGPTNLAGAVAADASALYARNLLDFLKLVFTKEGQFEVNLEDDIVAACLMCRDGQVIRKNA, from the coding sequence GTGCACATTGGTGTTCCTCTCGAAACCCAGACGGGTGAAACACGGGTTGCTGCAACCCCGGAAACCATCAAGAAGCTGATCGGCCAGGGTCATAAAGTCACTGTGCAAAGCGGCGCCGGCATTAACGCCAGCGTGGTCGACAGTGCCTATGAAGCGGCAGGAGCCACCATTGGCAGCGCCAACGATGCCTTTGGCGCCGAACTGATTCTCAAGGTCGTGGCACCCAGCGATAGCGAGCTGACGCTGATCAAGAGCGGCACCGTTCTGGTGGGCATGCTCAATCCGTTCAGCAATGAAACCATCGCCAAGCTGGCCGAGCGCGGCATTACCGCCTTCGCCCTGGAAGCGGCGCCACGCACCTCCCGGGCCCAGAGCCTGGATGTGCTGTCGTCCCAGGCCAACATTGCCGGGTACAAGGCCGTGCTGCTGGCGGCCCACTACTACCCGCGCTTCATGCCGATGCTGATGACCGCCGCCGGCACCGTCAAAGCGGCCCGCGTACTGATTCTCGGCGCCGGTGTGGCAGGGCTGCAGGCCATCGCCACGGCCAAGCGCCTGGGTGCGGTGATCGAGGCTTCGGACGTGCGTCCGGCGGTGAAAGAGCAGATCGAATCCTTGGGCGCCAAGTTCGTCGACGTGCCTTACGAAACCGATGAAGAGCGCGAATGCGCGGTCGGTGTCGGCGGTTACGCCCGTCCCATGCCGGCCAGCTGGATGCAGCGCCAGGCACTGGCGGTGCACGAGCGCGCCAAGCAGGCGGATATCGTCATCACCACCGCACTGATTCCGGGCCGCAAGGCGCCAACCTTGCTCAGCGCCGAGACGGTGGCGCAGATGAAGCCCGGTTCGGTGGTCATCGACCTGGCAGCCGCCCAGGGCGGCAACTGCCCGCTGACCGTAGCGGACCAGGTGGTGGTGGAAAACGGCGTGACCATCGTCGGTCCGACCAACCTGGCCGGCGCCGTCGCCGCCGACGCCTCGGCGCTGTACGCCCGCAACCTGCTGGACTTCCTGAAGCTTGTCTTCACCAAAGAAGGGCAGTTCGAAGTCAACCTAGAAGACGACATCGTCGCTGCGTGCCTGATGTGCCGCGACGGCCAAGTCATCCGCAAAAACGCCTAA
- a CDS encoding NAD(P) transhydrogenase subunit alpha — translation MEELISPGIYNLIIFVLAIYVGYHVVWNVTPALHTPLMAVTNAISAIVIVGAMLAAALTVTPLGKTMGTLAVALAAVNVFGGFLVTRRMLEMFKKKAPKAVKEEVQK, via the coding sequence ATGGAAGAGCTTATCTCCCCCGGTATCTACAACCTGATCATCTTCGTGCTGGCGATCTATGTCGGTTACCACGTGGTCTGGAACGTTACACCCGCATTGCACACGCCGTTGATGGCGGTGACCAACGCCATTTCCGCGATCGTCATCGTCGGCGCCATGCTGGCAGCCGCCCTGACCGTGACCCCGCTGGGCAAGACCATGGGCACCCTGGCCGTGGCCCTGGCCGCGGTCAACGTGTTCGGTGGCTTCCTGGTGACCCGTCGCATGCTGGAAATGTTCAAGAAGAAAGCGCCCAAAGCCGTGAAAGAAGAGGTGCAGAAATAA
- a CDS encoding NAD(P)(+) transhydrogenase (Re/Si-specific) subunit beta has product MSMNLVTTLYLIASVCFIQALKGLSHPTTSRRGNLFGMLGMALAVLTTIGLIYKLGAELATAGIGYVIVGLLIGGTAGSIMAKRVEMTKMPELVAFMHSMIGLAAVFIAIAAVVEPQSLGIVKHLGDAIPAGNRLELFLGAAIGAITFSGSVIAFGKLSGKYKFRLFQGAPVQFAGQHKLNLVLGLATLGLGVTFMATGNLGAFALMLALAFVMGVLIIIPIGGADMPVVVSMLNSYSGWAAAGIGFSLNNSMLIIAGSLVGSSGAILSYIMCKAMNRSFFNVLLGGFGNSADAGGPAGAQEARPVKSGSADDATFLLTNADTVIIVPGYGLAVARAQHALKELTEKLVHRGVTVKYAIHPVAGRMPGHMNVLLAEAEVPYDQVFEMEDINSEFGQADVVLVLGANDVVNPAAKNDPKSPIAGMPILEAFKAKTIIVNKRSMASGYAGLDNELFYLDKTMMVFGDAKKVIEDMVKAVE; this is encoded by the coding sequence ATGAGCATGAACCTGGTAACAACCCTCTATCTGATCGCCTCGGTGTGCTTTATCCAGGCGCTCAAGGGGCTTTCGCACCCGACCACGTCCCGACGCGGCAACCTGTTCGGCATGCTGGGCATGGCCCTGGCGGTACTGACCACCATCGGCCTCATCTATAAGCTCGGCGCGGAGCTGGCGACCGCCGGTATCGGCTACGTCATCGTCGGCCTGCTGATCGGCGGCACCGCCGGTTCGATCATGGCCAAGCGCGTCGAGATGACCAAGATGCCGGAGCTGGTGGCCTTCATGCACAGCATGATCGGCCTGGCCGCGGTGTTCATTGCCATTGCCGCCGTGGTCGAGCCGCAGTCCCTGGGCATCGTCAAGCACCTGGGCGACGCGATCCCTGCCGGCAACCGCCTGGAGCTGTTCCTCGGCGCCGCCATCGGTGCCATCACCTTCTCCGGTTCGGTAATCGCCTTCGGCAAGCTGTCGGGCAAGTACAAGTTCCGCCTGTTCCAAGGCGCACCGGTACAGTTCGCCGGCCAGCACAAGCTCAACCTGGTGCTGGGCTTGGCCACCCTTGGCCTGGGCGTGACCTTCATGGCCACCGGCAACCTCGGCGCCTTTGCCCTGATGCTGGCCCTGGCCTTCGTCATGGGCGTGCTGATCATCATCCCCATCGGCGGCGCCGACATGCCGGTGGTGGTGTCGATGCTCAACAGCTACTCGGGCTGGGCAGCAGCGGGGATCGGTTTCTCCCTGAACAACTCGATGCTGATCATTGCCGGCTCCCTGGTGGGCTCCAGCGGCGCCATCCTCTCGTACATCATGTGCAAGGCGATGAACCGTTCGTTCTTCAACGTGCTGCTCGGCGGTTTCGGCAACAGTGCCGACGCTGGCGGCCCAGCCGGGGCTCAAGAAGCCCGCCCGGTGAAATCCGGCTCGGCGGACGATGCAACCTTCCTGCTGACCAACGCCGACACCGTGATCATCGTTCCCGGTTACGGCCTGGCCGTGGCCCGGGCCCAGCACGCGCTGAAAGAGCTGACCGAGAAGCTGGTGCACCGCGGCGTGACCGTGAAGTACGCGATCCACCCGGTGGCAGGGCGCATGCCTGGCCACATGAACGTGCTGCTGGCCGAGGCCGAAGTACCTTACGACCAGGTGTTCGAGATGGAAGACATCAACTCCGAGTTCGGTCAGGCCGACGTGGTGCTGGTGCTGGGCGCCAACGACGTGGTCAACCCGGCGGCGAAGAACGATCCCAAGTCGCCCATCGCTGGCATGCCGATCCTCGAAGCCTTCAAGGCCAAGACCATCATCGTCAACAAGCGCTCCATGGCCAGCGGCTATGCCGGTCTGGACAACGAACTGTTTTACCTGGACAAGACCATGATGGTGTTCGGCGACGCGAAGAAGGTCATCGAAGACATGGTCAAAGCCGTCGAGTAA
- a CDS encoding acetyl-CoA hydrolase/transferase family protein — MYRDRIRLPSLLDKVMSAADAAALIEDGMTVGMSGFTRAGEAKAVPHALAERAKVTPLKISLMTGASLGNDLDKQLTEAGVLARRMPFQVDSTLRKAINAGEVMFIDQHLSETVEQLRNQQLKLPDIAVIEAVAITEQGHIVPTTSVGNSASFAIFAKKVIVEINLAHNPNLEGLHDIYIPTYRPTRTPIPLVKVDDRIGSTAIPIPAEKIVAIVITNQSDSPSTVSTPDSETQGIANHLIDFLKQEVDAGRMSNKLGPLQAGIGNIANAVMCGLIESPFENLTMYSEVLQDSTFDLIDAGKLSFASGSSITLSSRRNADVFGNLERYKDKLVLRPQEISNHPEVVRRLGIIGINTALEFDIYGNVNSTHVCGTRMMNGIGGSGDFARNAHLAIFVTKSIAKGGAISSVVPMVSHVDHTEHDVDILVTEIGLADLRGLAPRERARVIIDNCVHPSYRDALNDYFTKACALGGHTPHILRDALSWHINLEETGKMLAE, encoded by the coding sequence ATGTACCGTGATCGTATCCGCTTGCCTTCGTTGTTGGATAAGGTGATGAGCGCCGCCGACGCTGCCGCTCTGATTGAGGACGGCATGACCGTCGGCATGAGCGGCTTCACCCGCGCCGGTGAAGCCAAGGCCGTGCCCCATGCCCTGGCCGAACGGGCCAAGGTAACCCCGCTGAAAATCAGCCTGATGACCGGCGCCAGCCTGGGCAACGACCTGGACAAGCAACTCACCGAGGCCGGGGTGCTGGCCCGGCGCATGCCGTTCCAGGTGGACAGCACCCTGCGCAAGGCGATCAACGCCGGCGAAGTGATGTTCATCGACCAGCACTTGTCGGAAACCGTCGAGCAACTGCGCAACCAGCAGCTCAAGCTGCCGGACATCGCAGTGATCGAGGCGGTCGCCATCACCGAACAGGGCCATATCGTGCCGACCACCTCGGTGGGCAACTCCGCCAGCTTCGCGATCTTCGCCAAAAAGGTGATCGTCGAGATCAACCTGGCGCACAACCCGAACCTGGAAGGCCTGCACGACATCTATATCCCGACCTATCGCCCGACCCGCACGCCAATTCCCCTGGTGAAAGTCGACGATCGCATCGGCAGCACGGCGATTCCGATCCCGGCGGAAAAGATCGTCGCCATCGTCATCACCAACCAGTCCGATTCGCCATCCACCGTCTCCACCCCGGACAGCGAAACCCAGGGCATTGCCAACCACCTGATCGACTTCCTCAAGCAGGAAGTGGATGCCGGACGCATGAGCAACAAGCTCGGCCCGCTGCAGGCCGGTATCGGCAACATTGCCAACGCGGTGATGTGCGGCCTGATCGAGTCGCCCTTCGAGAACCTGACCATGTACTCCGAAGTGCTGCAGGACTCGACCTTCGACCTGATTGATGCTGGCAAGCTGAGCTTCGCCTCGGGCAGCTCCATCACTCTGTCGAGCCGGCGCAACGCCGATGTGTTCGGCAACCTGGAGCGCTACAAGGACAAGCTGGTGCTGCGCCCGCAGGAGATCTCCAACCACCCGGAAGTGGTGCGCCGCCTGGGCATCATCGGCATCAATACCGCGCTGGAGTTCGACATCTACGGCAACGTCAACTCCACCCACGTCTGCGGCACGCGGATGATGAACGGCATCGGCGGCTCCGGCGACTTCGCCCGCAACGCGCACCTGGCGATCTTCGTCACCAAGTCGATTGCCAAGGGCGGAGCGATTTCCAGCGTAGTGCCGATGGTCAGCCACGTGGACCACACCGAGCATGACGTCGACATCCTGGTCACCGAGATCGGCCTGGCCGACCTGCGTGGCCTGGCACCGCGGGAGCGGGCGCGGGTGATCATCGACAACTGCGTGCACCCGTCCTACCGCGATGCGCTGAACGACTACTTCACCAAGGCCTGCGCCCTGGGTGGTCACACACCGCACATCCTGCGTGATGCCCTGAGCTGGCACATCAACCTGGAAGAAACCGGGAAAATGCTCGCCGAGTGA
- a CDS encoding DUF1127 domain-containing protein, with amino-acid sequence MERTLSSELFFEDKAAKTQASLPLRVIANLMLWQRRISSRHQLARLDSRLLADAGISEAQRYEELSKPFWR; translated from the coding sequence ATGGAACGTACACTCAGTTCCGAACTGTTCTTCGAAGACAAAGCTGCAAAAACCCAGGCTTCCCTGCCTCTGCGCGTTATCGCCAACCTGATGCTGTGGCAGCGCCGCATCTCCAGCCGCCACCAACTGGCTCGCCTGGATTCGCGTCTGCTGGCCGATGCCGGGATCAGCGAAGCACAACGCTACGAAGAGCTGAGCAAGCCGTTCTGGCGCTAA
- a CDS encoding DUF1127 domain-containing protein encodes MDSCSGKPGTDLQSTSRRTALKRWIKALANMMERARTRQLLAQMDERQLSDSGISHGERAAELHRPFWR; translated from the coding sequence ATGGACTCATGCTCTGGCAAACCCGGCACTGACCTTCAGTCAACCTCACGCCGCACGGCCCTCAAGCGCTGGATCAAGGCCCTCGCCAACATGATGGAGCGCGCCCGCACCCGTCAGTTGCTGGCCCAAATGGATGAACGACAGCTCTCGGACAGCGGCATCAGCCATGGCGAACGGGCAGCAGAACTGCACAGGCCCTTTTGGCGCTAG
- a CDS encoding DUF2388 domain-containing protein, whose protein sequence is MSRLRLLGAAALLALAANANATSLIVTTDAIVGALKATTDATSDATSSLRDNKIVRAARDDAASFVATDGAIRGVKLESAFDHIRQQAPQLQATDAQLAQAILAI, encoded by the coding sequence ATGTCCCGTCTTCGCCTGCTCGGCGCTGCCGCACTGCTGGCCCTGGCCGCCAATGCCAACGCCACCAGCCTGATCGTGACCACCGATGCCATCGTCGGCGCGCTCAAGGCCACCACCGACGCTACCTCCGACGCCACCTCCTCGCTGCGCGACAACAAGATCGTACGCGCCGCTCGGGATGACGCCGCCAGCTTCGTCGCCACCGACGGCGCCATTCGTGGGGTGAAACTGGAAAGCGCCTTCGACCACATTCGTCAACAGGCTCCGCAACTGCAGGCCACTGACGCGCAGCTGGCCCAGGCAATCCTGGCGATCTGA
- a CDS encoding DUF2388 domain-containing protein: MSLFAPVFIAVCWAGSVQAFDLTTQSSVVTVYATSQVTSAPFDHKLLLAAQDDAAAFVATDGQLRGARLESALNYLRQHRAKLHASDLELAQAILVQ; encoded by the coding sequence ATTTCGCTTTTTGCTCCAGTATTCATCGCCGTCTGTTGGGCCGGCTCGGTACAGGCATTCGACCTGACCACCCAAAGCTCGGTCGTCACCGTTTACGCCACAAGCCAGGTGACCTCGGCGCCCTTCGACCATAAACTGCTGCTCGCCGCCCAGGATGACGCCGCCGCCTTCGTGGCAACCGACGGCCAACTGCGTGGCGCGCGCCTGGAGTCCGCCCTGAACTATCTGCGGCAGCACCGGGCAAAACTTCATGCCAGCGACCTTGAACTGGCGCAGGCAATTCTCGTCCAATAG
- a CDS encoding DUF2388 domain-containing protein: MRSPLIAATLGLLLLADVAQAHTLVATSNIIVRASGRTIDFTSDTTTSIRDSKVVREAHDDAASFVASNGDIRGAQLEAAFTALRTQLPEARDASDQVLAEAILAL, translated from the coding sequence ATGCGTAGCCCGCTGATTGCCGCCACCCTTGGCCTGCTGTTGTTGGCCGACGTGGCCCAGGCACACACCCTGGTGGCCACCAGTAACATCATCGTCCGTGCCTCCGGCCGCACGATCGATTTCACCTCGGACACCACCACCTCGATCCGTGACTCCAAAGTCGTGCGCGAAGCCCACGACGATGCCGCCAGCTTCGTCGCCAGCAACGGTGATATCCGTGGCGCGCAACTGGAAGCCGCGTTCACGGCCCTGCGTACCCAGCTGCCGGAAGCCCGTGACGCCAGCGATCAGGTTCTCGCCGAAGCCATCCTCGCTCTGTGA